A genome region from Dendrosporobacter quercicolus includes the following:
- the cobS gene encoding adenosylcobinamide-GDP ribazoletransferase, whose product MQDFITGLQFLTRIKLVNQTDWSPEKFGRSVKYFPLVGAVLGMVLAFAAYALISLLPLIGIYLPPHIVAAVLLAFTIALSGGIQCDGFMDTMDGIFSGRSKERMLEIMKDSRVGANGVTAFCSLMLIKWSLLLDLPPADLPIALFIMPVLGRFAMVVGITLFPYARPDGIGKAFANHATKKSLLLALLLAALLTAPAAAKGLAALAVTILAAYAFSSYITKLLDGLTGDIYGALTEITEILVLLVFVL is encoded by the coding sequence ATGCAGGATTTTATTACCGGATTACAATTTTTAACCCGAATTAAGCTTGTCAATCAAACCGACTGGTCACCGGAAAAATTCGGCCGCAGTGTAAAGTACTTCCCTTTGGTCGGGGCTGTGTTAGGGATGGTTCTGGCCTTTGCCGCCTACGCTTTAATCAGCTTACTGCCGCTCATCGGGATTTATTTGCCGCCCCATATTGTTGCCGCTGTTCTTCTGGCTTTCACCATTGCCTTGTCGGGCGGGATACAGTGCGATGGCTTCATGGACACGATGGACGGGATATTTTCCGGGCGCTCCAAAGAGCGCATGCTCGAAATTATGAAAGACAGCCGGGTCGGAGCGAACGGGGTGACGGCTTTTTGCTCGCTTATGCTGATCAAATGGTCGCTGCTTTTGGATCTGCCGCCGGCTGATTTGCCAATTGCTCTGTTCATCATGCCGGTTTTAGGCCGGTTTGCCATGGTGGTAGGCATTACGCTATTTCCTTACGCCAGGCCGGACGGCATTGGCAAGGCCTTTGCCAATCATGCCACGAAAAAGTCCTTGCTGCTCGCACTCTTGCTGGCCGCTTTGCTGACAGCGCCAGCTGCGGCCAAGGGCCTGGCTGCCCTTGCGGTAACAATCCTTGCCGCTTACGCCTTCAGCAGTTATATTACCAAACTGCTGGACGGCCTGACCGGTGATATTTACGGCGCGCTGACGGAAATTACGGAAATTCTGGTTTTGTTGGTATTTGTCCTATAA
- a CDS encoding GHMP kinase, giving the protein MFACVKAPGSCGELVQGAIDGRSFLVTCPIDVYSTATLTAHSSLLVKAGPKVQAAVARTLTYLAIADPAFQLTVQSVLPQGKGMASSSADISAACQAVALRAGKRLTPAEIAAIATAIEPTDGIFFPGIVRFDHLKATASRYLGEPPPITIAVFDTGGEIDTLYFNRRRDLMGLNAAKEKQVRQALDLVSEGLRTGAAELIGRGATLSAVANQSILYKPCLETVIRLAEDYAAVGVSAAHSGTVLGIMFKSNRLDCYEHCIAAVRQACPEIRFIKTVRLISGGLQIAGVNDE; this is encoded by the coding sequence ATGTTTGCATGTGTTAAAGCACCCGGTTCGTGCGGCGAATTGGTTCAGGGCGCCATTGATGGCCGGAGTTTTCTGGTCACCTGTCCCATTGATGTCTATTCTACCGCAACTTTAACTGCACATTCCTCACTGCTTGTAAAAGCCGGGCCCAAAGTACAAGCGGCCGTAGCCAGAACCTTGACCTACTTGGCGATTGCTGACCCGGCTTTTCAGCTTACTGTCCAATCCGTTCTGCCACAGGGCAAAGGGATGGCTTCAAGCAGCGCCGATATCAGCGCTGCCTGTCAGGCCGTTGCCCTGCGTGCGGGCAAGCGTCTGACGCCTGCGGAAATTGCCGCAATTGCGACAGCGATTGAACCGACGGATGGGATTTTTTTCCCGGGGATTGTCCGGTTTGACCATTTAAAAGCAACGGCCAGCCGCTATCTGGGAGAGCCTCCGCCGATAACGATTGCTGTGTTTGATACCGGCGGCGAAATTGATACGCTGTATTTTAACCGGCGAAGGGATTTAATGGGCCTGAATGCCGCGAAGGAGAAGCAGGTGCGGCAAGCCCTGGACTTGGTCAGCGAAGGCCTGCGGACAGGCGCGGCTGAGCTGATTGGCCGCGGGGCAACACTAAGCGCTGTGGCCAATCAGTCGATCTTGTATAAACCCTGTTTAGAAACAGTCATTCGTCTTGCCGAAGACTATGCTGCGGTCGGCGTAAGCGCAGCCCACAGCGGAACCGTGCTGGGCATTATGTTTAAATCAAACCGGCTGGACTGCTATGAACATTGTATTGCGGCAGTGCGGCAGGCTTGTCCGGAGATACGTTTTATCAAAACTGTCCGTCTGATTTCAGGCGGACTGCAAATAGCAGGTGTTAACGATGAATAA
- the cobD gene encoding threonine-phosphate decarboxylase CobD, translating into MNNTVNFEHGGNIYKALRQSGAGQDDFLDFSANINPLGLAGNVREAVIRSLEDVIHYPDAEAHDLKLAIADFYRLNYDAITVGNGAVELIYVLCHMLKPERVLIPVPAFSEYERAAAAAGAKVDYYFLAEANGFELRPDGIIPMLKGIDIVFIGNPNNPTGTLLTRQELEELIEAANRVGCLVVIDESFIEFLPDDGEYTCRPLIKHYANLVIIHSLTKFYAIPGLRLGFALTPPELANRLNAGKDPWNVNTLAQAAGVAAFQNAEYRSKTKAVVQQARQELFSSLAGIDKIKPYQPTVNFVLIKLTAARITAGELQRRLFVRRILVRDCSNYPGLSPVYLRLAVKLPEQNLRLLNALQEFLTGGDR; encoded by the coding sequence ATGAATAATACCGTCAATTTCGAACATGGCGGAAATATATATAAAGCCCTGCGCCAAAGCGGTGCAGGGCAGGATGATTTTTTGGATTTCAGCGCCAATATCAATCCGCTGGGACTGGCCGGCAACGTGCGCGAGGCTGTAATCCGTTCCCTGGAGGATGTCATTCATTACCCCGATGCCGAAGCGCATGATTTAAAATTGGCGATTGCTGATTTTTACCGGCTGAATTACGATGCGATCACTGTTGGCAACGGAGCGGTAGAACTAATCTATGTTCTTTGTCATATGCTAAAGCCTGAGCGTGTGCTTATTCCTGTTCCGGCTTTCAGTGAGTATGAACGGGCTGCGGCGGCGGCGGGAGCAAAAGTGGATTATTACTTTTTGGCGGAAGCCAATGGGTTTGAACTGCGGCCGGACGGAATCATTCCTATGCTGAAAGGCATTGATATTGTCTTTATCGGCAATCCTAACAATCCGACAGGCACCTTGTTGACCAGACAGGAGTTAGAAGAGCTCATTGAGGCGGCGAACCGGGTGGGCTGCCTGGTGGTTATTGATGAGTCGTTTATTGAATTTCTGCCCGATGACGGCGAATATACCTGCCGGCCATTGATTAAACATTATGCCAATCTGGTGATTATTCACTCGCTTACTAAGTTTTACGCCATTCCCGGCCTGCGGTTAGGCTTTGCTTTGACTCCGCCGGAGCTGGCGAACAGGCTGAATGCAGGCAAAGATCCCTGGAATGTGAATACTCTGGCCCAGGCCGCCGGAGTAGCTGCATTTCAAAATGCCGAATACCGGTCAAAAACCAAAGCTGTCGTTCAACAGGCCAGGCAGGAATTATTCAGCAGCCTTGCCGGGATCGATAAAATTAAGCCTTATCAGCCGACAGTCAATTTTGTTCTAATCAAGCTTACCGCCGCCCGAATTACGGCCGGCGAATTGCAGCGGCGTTTGTTCGTCCGCAGGATTCTGGTAAGAGATTGCAGCAATTATCCCGGCTTGTCGCCGGTTTATCTGCGGCTGGCAGTTAAACTGCCGGAACAAAATTTACGATTGCTCAACGCTTTACAAGAATTCTTAACAGGTGGTGACCGATAA
- the cobC gene encoding alpha-ribazole phosphatase, with the protein MTRVIFVRHGQTVWNVELKYQGHADIALTDLGISQAQKVAARLAGEKIAAVYASDLSRAYQTAERIAEHHQLNVVAVPEFREINFGEWEGLNYTKIHDKWPEIMGLMFTKPDEIKIPGGETFRELKERAQTGLARLIASHDQETIVVVSHGGTIRTILCAALDIHLNKVWNIQQDNTAVNIIEYHDNRTIVSLVNDTHHLN; encoded by the coding sequence ATGACCAGAGTGATTTTTGTCCGACATGGCCAGACCGTGTGGAATGTAGAATTAAAATATCAGGGGCATGCCGATATTGCCCTGACAGATTTAGGTATTAGCCAGGCCCAAAAAGTCGCCGCCCGTTTGGCCGGGGAAAAAATCGCGGCTGTCTATGCCAGTGATTTAAGCCGCGCTTATCAAACAGCGGAACGTATTGCCGAGCATCATCAGCTGAACGTTGTTGCCGTTCCTGAATTCCGCGAGATTAACTTTGGCGAGTGGGAGGGCCTGAATTACACCAAAATTCACGACAAATGGCCGGAGATCATGGGCCTGATGTTCACTAAGCCGGATGAAATAAAAATTCCGGGCGGTGAAACTTTCCGTGAGTTAAAGGAACGGGCGCAAACCGGCCTGGCGCGTTTAATCGCCAGCCATGACCAGGAAACGATTGTTGTTGTTTCCCATGGCGGAACGATCCGGACAATACTTTGCGCCGCTCTTGATATCCATTTAAACAAGGTCTGGAATATCCAGCAGGACAACACTGCCGTTAATATCATTGAATATCATGACAACCGTACGATTGTTTCGCTGGTGAATGATACACACCATCTTAACTAA
- a CDS encoding arsenate reductase family protein, whose translation MNIQIIGTKKCQTTRKAERYFKERRINYQFVDLTARGLSKGELSSIKAAIGLSELIDTAGKLYQQKNLRYIIHDIEEVLLSYPLLLKTPVVRNGRLATLGYQPEVWLKWQNT comes from the coding sequence TTGAACATCCAGATTATTGGTACAAAAAAATGCCAGACAACCAGAAAGGCGGAAAGATATTTTAAAGAACGACGGATAAACTACCAGTTTGTCGATCTAACGGCAAGGGGGTTGAGCAAGGGCGAGTTAAGCAGTATTAAAGCCGCAATCGGCCTCAGCGAGCTTATTGATACAGCCGGCAAACTTTACCAGCAGAAAAATCTTCGATATATCATTCATGACATTGAAGAAGTATTACTGTCGTATCCCCTGCTGTTAAAAACACCGGTCGTCCGCAACGGCCGGCTGGCAACGCTGGGTTATCAGCCCGAGGTCTGGCTCAAATGGCAAAATACCTGA